The Desulfonatronovibrio magnus genome includes a region encoding these proteins:
- the selA gene encoding L-seryl-tRNA(Sec) selenium transferase produces the protein MSSLFRLLPSVDSVLSGLADKKCYSNYPRAFIRDLVNDFLELCRQEIKAGTISGDDELSPERFSSRLEAYLKVHTRPHFRRVINATGVVIHTNLGRSILNRQAAQAVWEACLHYSNLEFSLNTGKRGSRYSHVEELLCRITGAEAGLVVNNNASAVLIILDTLAKGREVVVSRGQLVEIGGSFRIPDVMAKSGAFLKEVGATNRTHLKDYESVINENTGALLKVHTSNYRIIGFHKEVTLKELVQLGDKHGLPVIEDMGSGNFFDFPGHGYHFMPEPTVQQVVKDGVSVVSFSGDKLLGGPQAGIIVGREKIISKIKKNPMNRAIRIDKMTLAALESTLRFYLDSQVAMREVPTLRMITMKQEELKKAAQKLMNRIRRSFGNELKCSIFPANSRVGGGSFPEQDLPTYLVGVKSDRMNCEQLKEKLLRTDPPLIGMIVHDLFCLDPRTLDVDEFGLVVEVLGQALEV, from the coding sequence TTGTCCTCTTTATTTAGATTGTTACCTTCAGTTGATTCGGTTTTGAGCGGGCTGGCTGATAAGAAATGCTACAGCAATTATCCCAGAGCTTTTATTCGTGACCTGGTGAATGACTTTCTGGAGCTTTGCAGGCAGGAAATCAAGGCTGGAACCATATCCGGCGATGACGAACTTAGTCCGGAAAGATTCAGCTCCCGCCTGGAAGCCTACCTTAAGGTCCATACCAGGCCGCATTTCAGAAGGGTTATCAATGCCACCGGGGTGGTCATTCATACCAATCTGGGGCGTTCTATTCTGAACAGGCAGGCAGCCCAGGCTGTGTGGGAAGCATGTCTGCATTATTCTAACCTCGAGTTTTCTCTAAATACAGGGAAAAGAGGCAGCCGCTACAGCCATGTGGAAGAGCTTCTGTGCAGGATTACCGGAGCAGAAGCAGGCCTTGTGGTCAACAACAATGCTTCGGCTGTACTGATTATTCTTGATACTCTTGCCAAAGGCAGGGAAGTGGTGGTCTCCAGAGGTCAGCTTGTGGAAATAGGCGGATCTTTCAGAATACCTGATGTCATGGCCAAGTCAGGGGCTTTTCTAAAGGAGGTGGGAGCAACCAATCGCACCCACCTTAAAGATTATGAATCAGTTATTAATGAAAATACCGGAGCTCTGCTTAAGGTTCACACTTCAAACTACCGAATCATCGGCTTTCACAAGGAAGTTACCTTGAAAGAGCTGGTTCAGCTGGGCGACAAGCATGGCCTCCCTGTGATTGAGGACATGGGAAGCGGTAATTTTTTTGATTTTCCCGGGCATGGGTATCATTTCATGCCTGAGCCTACAGTGCAGCAGGTGGTCAAAGATGGAGTATCAGTAGTTTCCTTCAGCGGGGATAAGTTACTGGGAGGACCACAGGCCGGTATAATAGTGGGCAGGGAAAAAATAATCAGCAAAATCAAAAAAAATCCCATGAACAGGGCTATTCGCATAGATAAAATGACTCTGGCCGCTCTTGAGTCAACTCTCAGATTTTATCTCGACTCTCAAGTTGCCATGCGTGAAGTTCCTACCTTGCGCATGATAACCATGAAGCAGGAAGAACTGAAAAAAGCTGCTCAGAAACTCATGAACAGGATCAGGAGAAGCTTCGGAAATGAATTGAAATGCAGCATATTTCCAGCCAACTCCAGGGTTGGTGGAGGTTCATTTCCAGAGCAGGACCTGCCCACATATCTGGTGGGCGTAAAATCAGACAGAATGAATTGTGAGCAGTTGAAGGAAAAGCTGCTGCGCACTGATCCACCATTAATCGGAATGATTGTACATGATCTTTTCTGTTTAGACCCCAGAACACTGGATGTGGATGAGTTTGGCCTGGTGGTGGAAGTACTTGGGCAGGCTTTGGAGGTGTAA
- the selB gene encoding selenocysteine-specific translation elongation factor, with amino-acid sequence MPVIMGTAGHIDHGKTTLIKALTGIECDRLIEEKKRGITIELGFAFLDLDDNFRLGIIDVPGHERFVKNMVSGASGIDFVLLVIAADEGVMPQTREHLDICTLLGIEKGLVAMTKTDMVDEEWMELVQEDVGEYLQNTFLAEAPIIPVSAHTGKGIDELRSRLKEISASFKPHRRSDLFRLPVDRIFTMKGHGTVITGTTVSGKISVGEDIMIYPLEITSKVRSLQVHGEQRPDSEAGMRTAVNLHGLEKEDLERGFVLGRPGTLFPSAVWDLELNYLESAPRPLKHRTQIHFHHGSKEILARIYLLDRDKIEPGEKCVCQVRFEDPMAGVYGDRCVLRSFSPLRTIAGGKIINPVGGKIKRFSKDVSVLEKLAQAREEEVILLQLELAGASGLSLSQLVIMTDMENKELEKKLQVMGGRQEVFLFDKDKRIYASGDMVRDTESVMLEKLEAFHAKNPIKEGMFRGELSGKWARDIPEKLFFFVLERMVRKERIVSEQEYLRLPGHKVSLAADQEELKKKIMAIYNSAWIQPPTVKKLLEDLDLQMKEAAPVLKLLQGQGGLIKINEEFYFTQKAIDDLKGKIFTFFKSNEEMGPVEFKEITGLSRKFAIPLLEFMDKEKLTIRVGDKRKLRGRG; translated from the coding sequence ATGCCTGTAATTATGGGCACTGCCGGACATATTGATCATGGTAAAACAACTTTGATCAAAGCCCTCACCGGAATAGAGTGTGATCGTCTAATTGAGGAGAAAAAAAGGGGCATCACCATTGAGCTGGGGTTCGCCTTTCTGGATCTGGATGATAATTTCAGGCTGGGCATTATTGATGTTCCCGGCCATGAAAGGTTTGTCAAAAATATGGTTTCCGGAGCTTCAGGGATTGACTTTGTCCTTCTGGTTATTGCTGCAGATGAGGGAGTAATGCCCCAAACCAGAGAGCATCTCGACATCTGCACCCTTCTGGGCATTGAAAAGGGTCTTGTGGCTATGACTAAGACAGACATGGTGGATGAAGAGTGGATGGAACTTGTTCAGGAAGATGTGGGAGAATACCTGCAAAATACTTTTCTTGCTGAGGCCCCCATTATTCCGGTATCAGCCCATACAGGCAAGGGGATTGATGAACTCAGGTCCAGACTTAAGGAAATTTCAGCTTCATTCAAGCCACATCGCAGGTCTGATCTTTTTCGTCTTCCAGTGGATAGAATATTCACTATGAAGGGGCATGGAACAGTCATAACCGGTACTACTGTCTCGGGAAAAATTTCTGTAGGCGAAGATATAATGATTTATCCCCTGGAAATAACTTCCAAGGTAAGATCCCTTCAGGTTCATGGTGAACAGCGCCCTGATAGTGAGGCTGGAATGCGTACCGCTGTCAACCTGCATGGTTTAGAAAAAGAGGATCTTGAGCGAGGGTTTGTTCTTGGCCGTCCAGGAACCTTATTCCCCAGTGCAGTATGGGATCTGGAGCTGAACTATCTTGAGTCTGCTCCAAGGCCTCTGAAGCACAGGACTCAAATCCATTTCCATCATGGTTCCAAGGAAATTCTGGCCAGGATCTACCTTTTGGATCGCGATAAGATTGAACCGGGAGAGAAATGTGTTTGCCAGGTTCGTTTTGAGGACCCCATGGCCGGAGTTTACGGAGATCGATGTGTACTACGTTCTTTTTCTCCTCTACGGACCATTGCTGGAGGCAAAATAATCAATCCAGTGGGCGGCAAAATAAAGCGTTTCTCAAAAGATGTTTCGGTTCTGGAAAAGCTTGCTCAAGCCAGAGAAGAAGAGGTTATTCTTCTGCAGTTAGAGCTTGCCGGTGCCTCCGGGCTTTCCTTGTCTCAGCTTGTGATCATGACTGACATGGAAAACAAGGAATTGGAAAAAAAACTACAGGTCATGGGGGGCAGGCAGGAAGTATTTCTTTTTGACAAGGACAAGAGGATCTATGCCAGCGGTGACATGGTCAGAGATACTGAGTCCGTGATGCTGGAAAAGCTTGAAGCCTTTCATGCAAAAAACCCCATCAAGGAAGGCATGTTCAGGGGTGAGCTTTCAGGCAAATGGGCCAGGGATATTCCGGAAAAGCTTTTTTTCTTTGTTCTGGAGAGAATGGTCCGCAAGGAGCGGATTGTTTCTGAGCAGGAATATTTGCGATTGCCTGGACATAAAGTTTCTCTTGCAGCTGATCAGGAAGAACTCAAGAAAAAGATCATGGCCATTTACAATTCTGCCTGGATTCAGCCTCCTACTGTCAAGAAACTGCTGGAAGACCTTGATCTTCAAATGAAGGAAGCAGCTCCAGTTCTAAAGCTTTTGCAGGGTCAGGGCGGGCTGATAAAGATCAATGAGGAATTTTATTTTACCCAGAAGGCCATCGATGATCTAAAGGGCAAAATATTTACTTTTTTCAAATCCAATGAGGAGATGGGGCCAGTGGAATTCAAGGAAATTACAGGGCTTTCCAGAAAATTTGCCATACCTTTGCTGGAGTTTATGGATAAGGAAAAGTTGACTATCAGGGTGGGAGATAAAAGAAAACTGCGCGGCCGCGGTTGA
- a CDS encoding bifunctional folylpolyglutamate synthase/dihydrofolate synthase, protein MDKFNNFQSLETFLKTLGQFRMDLGLERMHAGIELLGGQPHYPAVQIVGTNGKGSTACFLESLARCSRLKTGLFTSPHLVHFRERIRIDSELLSEEAWVVAANKVYGLCRELNLTYFELLTIIGLEIFREQQIDLAVLEAGLGGRFDATSAITPALNIFTRIGLDHISVLGSNLEEIARDKSMAMKKGPVIIARQDGQALNVLLNRAEQVGADVFLVDEFFEFVGTEAVLRDFPEIMIISRELGLKGRHQLDNAATAILAWKVLCSEYGYVFDLQNCLAGLKKAFWPGRMHIVRNEPVVILDGAHNCQAFEALKDSLEDMKIRPETIIFSCMKDKDLSNLVKAVKEMGALEILVPDIKDNPRAMSKCDLAAMIGNKAKPLDNIVEFLKNIDNDQGPVLVCGSLYLIGEVYAAFPEWMESRQTG, encoded by the coding sequence TTGGATAAGTTTAATAATTTCCAGTCACTTGAGACTTTTCTAAAGACATTAGGGCAGTTCCGGATGGATCTGGGCCTGGAGCGAATGCACGCTGGTATAGAGTTGCTGGGAGGGCAGCCTCATTATCCTGCTGTCCAGATTGTAGGCACTAACGGTAAAGGCTCTACAGCCTGCTTTCTGGAAAGTTTAGCAAGGTGCAGCAGACTTAAAACCGGACTGTTCACTTCGCCGCATCTTGTTCATTTCAGGGAAAGAATCAGAATTGATTCAGAGCTTCTTTCTGAGGAAGCATGGGTTGTTGCGGCCAACAAGGTTTATGGCCTGTGCAGAGAGTTGAATCTTACTTATTTTGAGCTTTTGACCATTATTGGACTTGAAATTTTCAGGGAACAGCAAATTGATCTGGCTGTTTTGGAAGCCGGGCTGGGAGGGCGGTTTGATGCTACCAGCGCCATTACTCCGGCACTGAATATTTTTACCCGCATCGGCCTTGATCATATTTCTGTTCTGGGAAGCAATCTTGAAGAAATTGCCAGGGACAAATCCATGGCCATGAAGAAAGGTCCGGTGATTATTGCCAGGCAGGATGGCCAAGCCCTTAATGTTTTGCTGAACCGGGCAGAACAGGTCGGAGCTGATGTTTTTCTGGTGGATGAATTTTTTGAGTTTGTCGGCACTGAGGCAGTATTAAGAGATTTTCCTGAAATCATGATTATCAGCCGGGAACTGGGGCTTAAAGGAAGGCATCAGCTGGATAATGCTGCCACGGCTATACTTGCGTGGAAAGTGCTGTGTTCAGAATATGGTTATGTTTTTGATCTCCAGAACTGTCTTGCCGGGTTGAAAAAGGCATTCTGGCCTGGGAGGATGCATATTGTCAGAAACGAACCAGTAGTTATTCTTGATGGTGCTCATAATTGCCAGGCCTTTGAAGCTTTAAAGGATTCTCTTGAGGACATGAAAATCAGGCCTGAGACAATTATTTTTTCCTGCATGAAAGACAAAGACTTAAGCAATCTGGTTAAAGCTGTAAAAGAGATGGGGGCCTTAGAAATCCTGGTGCCGGACATTAAGGATAACCCAAGGGCAATGTCTAAGTGCGATCTGGCTGCCATGATTGGCAATAAAGCTAAGCCACTGGATAATATTGTAGAATTTTTAAAAAATATTGACAATGACCAGGGCCCGGTGCTGGTCTGCGGATCTTTATATCTGATTGGGGAAGTATACGCTGCCTTTCCTGAGTGGATGGAATCCAGGCAGACGGGCTGA
- a CDS encoding DUF2442 domain-containing protein: MSIVVRESDPRAMEVSVSEDEISVFLSDGRRISVPLAWSWRLSNASHQERQNYQLIGDGLGISWPDIDEDISVEGMLRGIPAKRPGTGKPASN, from the coding sequence ATGAGCATTGTGGTTAGGGAGTCAGATCCAAGAGCAATGGAAGTGTCTGTTTCAGAAGATGAGATTTCTGTATTTCTTTCTGATGGTCGAAGGATCAGCGTTCCTTTGGCATGGTCCTGGCGTCTGTCCAATGCCAGTCACCAGGAGAGACAAAACTATCAGCTCATTGGCGATGGTTTGGGGATTAGCTGGCCGGATATTGATGAAGATATAAGTGTTGAAGGAATGCTTCGGGGGATACCGGCTAAAAGGCCTGGCACTGGCAAGCCTGCCAGTAATTGA
- a CDS encoding malic enzyme-like NAD(P)-binding protein, with the protein MSLFTREEALEYHSMGRKGKLEVLPVKPCANQKHLSMAYSPGVAEACLEIADNPAKVFDYTNRANLVAVISNGTAVLGLGDIGPMAGKPVMEGKGVLFKAFADIDVYDININQKDPEKIIEFVKMLEPTFGGINLEDIKAPECFKIEETLIEEMDIPVFHDDQHGTAIISGAGLLNALEITGKKIEDMKMVVSGAGAASIACCKFYVSLGLPAENIFMYDSRGLLHKDRKDLNKYKLEFAQSKDFGAMTETIKGADVFIGLSVKGLLSKDMVKTMAKSPIIFAMANPDPEISYPDAKEVSPDCIMGTGRSDYPNQVNNVSGFPFIFRGALDVNARKINEEMKIAAASALADLAKEPVPQDMLDAYGLKELSFGPDYVIPKPLDSRIIEWESTAVAEAAMTSGVARSKVDLSEYRQSLKVRMEQSRIRIKDFISSYNLNL; encoded by the coding sequence ATGTCTTTATTTACCAGAGAAGAAGCGCTTGAATATCACAGCATGGGCAGGAAGGGCAAACTTGAAGTTTTGCCTGTAAAACCGTGCGCCAATCAGAAACATCTGTCCATGGCCTACAGCCCGGGCGTTGCTGAAGCATGCCTTGAAATTGCTGATAATCCGGCCAAGGTTTTTGATTATACCAACAGGGCCAACCTTGTGGCGGTCATCTCCAACGGCACAGCGGTGCTGGGACTTGGAGATATAGGGCCCATGGCGGGTAAACCAGTCATGGAGGGCAAGGGGGTTCTTTTCAAGGCCTTTGCCGACATTGATGTCTATGATATCAATATCAACCAGAAAGATCCGGAAAAAATCATTGAATTCGTTAAAATGCTGGAACCCACATTTGGCGGAATCAACCTCGAAGACATAAAAGCTCCTGAGTGTTTCAAAATTGAAGAAACCCTTATAGAAGAAATGGACATACCTGTCTTCCATGATGACCAGCACGGCACAGCCATCATTTCCGGAGCCGGTCTTCTCAACGCCTTAGAAATCACAGGCAAAAAAATTGAAGACATGAAGATGGTGGTATCCGGAGCAGGAGCTGCTTCCATTGCCTGCTGCAAGTTTTATGTAAGCCTCGGCCTGCCTGCTGAAAACATATTCATGTATGACTCCAGGGGCCTGCTGCATAAAGACAGAAAAGACCTGAACAAGTATAAACTGGAGTTTGCCCAGTCTAAAGACTTCGGGGCCATGACTGAAACCATAAAGGGCGCGGATGTTTTCATCGGCCTTTCGGTCAAAGGACTTTTGTCAAAGGACATGGTCAAAACCATGGCCAAATCACCCATCATTTTTGCTATGGCCAATCCAGATCCTGAAATTTCATATCCTGATGCCAAGGAAGTCAGTCCGGACTGCATAATGGGTACTGGACGTTCAGACTATCCCAACCAGGTTAATAATGTGTCAGGTTTTCCATTTATTTTCCGTGGTGCCCTTGATGTCAATGCGCGTAAAATCAATGAAGAAATGAAGATTGCAGCAGCCAGTGCCCTGGCAGACCTGGCCAAAGAGCCGGTACCTCAGGATATGCTTGATGCTTACGGCCTCAAGGAACTTTCCTTTGGACCTGACTATGTCATTCCCAAACCCCTTGATTCAAGAATCATAGAATGGGAATCTACTGCTGTGGCAGAGGCTGCCATGACTTCCGGGGTAGCCCGCTCAAAGGTTGATCTCTCTGAATACAGACAATCACTGAAGGTTCGTATGGAACAGTCCAGAATAAGAATCAAGGATTTCATCAGCAGTTATAACCTGAATCTGTAA
- the hypB gene encoding hydrogenase nickel incorporation protein HypB, with product MQIKVVRKILEANDRISDQLRKMFQEKQILVLNLMSSPGAGKTTLLEATLTDLKEEFNMAVIEGDLQTSNDAERVAATGAQAIQINTEGGCHLDGSMVLDAASELNLDNVDILFVENVGNLVCPAEFSVGEDYKVTILSVVEGDDKPEKYPLIFAESRVMLLNKTDLLPYVDFSLEKASNFARSLNKDINIYPVSAKTREGIDAWYEWLRTEVKNKKQA from the coding sequence ATGCAAATAAAAGTAGTGCGCAAGATTCTTGAAGCCAATGATCGAATATCAGATCAATTGCGTAAGATGTTTCAGGAAAAACAAATCCTGGTTCTCAACCTCATGAGCTCTCCGGGTGCAGGGAAAACAACCCTGCTGGAAGCAACTCTCACTGATCTTAAGGAAGAGTTCAACATGGCTGTTATTGAGGGCGACCTTCAGACCAGCAATGATGCCGAACGGGTAGCTGCAACAGGTGCTCAAGCAATCCAGATTAATACTGAAGGCGGATGTCATCTTGACGGTTCAATGGTCCTGGATGCCGCCAGCGAGTTAAATCTTGACAATGTAGATATCTTATTTGTTGAAAATGTCGGCAATCTTGTATGTCCGGCTGAGTTTTCAGTAGGAGAAGACTATAAGGTTACAATTCTAAGCGTTGTTGAAGGTGACGACAAGCCTGAAAAGTATCCGCTTATCTTTGCTGAATCCAGAGTAATGCTTTTAAACAAAACTGATCTCTTGCCCTATGTTGATTTTAGCCTGGAAAAGGCCTCAAACTTTGCCAGAAGCCTGAACAAAGACATCAATATTTACCCTGTATCAGCAAAAACCAGGGAAGGCATTGATGCCTGGTATGAATGGCTGAGGACAGAAGTGAAAAATAAAAAACAGGCTTGA
- a CDS encoding glycosyltransferase — translation MRILNISGSAFVPTFRSLGHQVLSVGSSPSCDVHLKNPMGIKELWDILKARSFYPDLVFWNDTCRPPEVFGIEKLPGVTIGFTIDQYCNPWHVPYSWAFDLLLVAQKDYLPFFVQKKLPRNCQWFPLFCNEDKDFDFGLDKDIPVSFVGTLNPPLNRQRPLLLKNFKKLSPLYTHQGQYAEVFSRSMIVLNQSAAGELNFRLFQAACCGAAVLTEDVENGLRDIFRPGEDILPFYKRGNHESAVSIAKKALSNPEKTLEIAKAGQNKVRKEHSVRVRAKRIISMAERLIYNKASQWRRDNLKLIENELRKSFLFLAADRELPLTKSIRDFYMHLGIKN, via the coding sequence ATGCGCATATTAAATATCAGCGGCTCAGCTTTTGTGCCCACATTCAGATCATTGGGACATCAGGTATTGAGTGTCGGATCATCACCAAGTTGTGATGTTCATCTGAAAAATCCAATGGGAATAAAAGAATTATGGGATATTCTCAAAGCCAGATCCTTTTATCCGGACCTTGTTTTCTGGAATGACACCTGCCGACCTCCAGAAGTTTTCGGGATTGAGAAGTTGCCGGGAGTTACCATTGGTTTTACCATAGATCAATACTGCAACCCCTGGCATGTCCCATACAGTTGGGCCTTTGATCTGCTGCTGGTGGCCCAGAAGGATTATCTTCCTTTTTTTGTCCAGAAAAAATTGCCCAGAAATTGCCAGTGGTTTCCTCTTTTTTGCAATGAGGACAAGGATTTTGATTTTGGGCTGGATAAAGATATCCCTGTCAGCTTTGTTGGTACCCTTAATCCTCCTCTCAACAGGCAAAGACCTCTTCTTCTAAAAAACTTTAAAAAACTTTCCCCTTTATATACTCATCAGGGACAATACGCTGAAGTTTTTTCCAGAAGCATGATTGTATTAAATCAGAGTGCGGCAGGAGAATTGAATTTCAGGTTGTTCCAGGCAGCTTGTTGTGGCGCTGCTGTACTGACTGAGGACGTTGAGAATGGCCTTAGAGACATATTCAGGCCTGGTGAGGATATTCTTCCTTTTTATAAGCGCGGCAACCATGAAAGTGCGGTCAGCATAGCAAAAAAGGCATTATCCAATCCGGAAAAAACCTTAGAGATAGCAAAAGCCGGACAAAACAAGGTACGAAAGGAACATAGCGTAAGGGTTCGGGCCAAAAGGATAATCAGCATGGCAGAAAGGCTGATTTATAACAAGGCAAGTCAGTGGAGAAGGGATAATCTCAAGCTTATAGAAAATGAGCTCAGGAAAAGTTTTCTTTTTCTTGCTGCTGATCGGGAGTTGCCTTTAACCAAATCAATTAGAGACTTTTACATGCATCTTGGAATCAAGAACTGA
- a CDS encoding aminopeptidase — protein MEFKTKNCWEVYKSKKHVSAMDRLAQDYIEFLSKCKTERETVEFLAEKAMNAGFERGISSDRFMKTHKGKSLILVRKGRKKLSEGLRILGAHADTPRLDLKQRPLYEECQVSLAKTHYYGGIRKHQWLARPLALHGVVIKTDGTKINVCIGEDQDDPVFTIADLLPHLAYKQVEKKLSEAFEAEKLNVVLGHVPVAPSKEKNEKEKNPVKLGVLGILNQRFGIIEEDLYSAELQAVPAGPARYVGLDKGLIGGYGHDDRVCTFAGFRAFVTQEDPEFTQLLIIWDKEEIGSEGSSGAKSLFMEYCIEDMLDAWEPETRIRTVFENSRALSADVHAAMDPDYQDVHEKLNASLLGHGPVFCKFTGHRGKVGANDAHPEYVAWLRGILNQAGIPWQMAETGKVDLGGGGTVAKFLAVYGMDIIDFGPGVLGMHSPFEICSKADLYASVLAFEQFFKS, from the coding sequence ATGGAATTCAAAACAAAAAACTGCTGGGAAGTATATAAAAGTAAAAAGCATGTCAGCGCCATGGACAGGCTGGCTCAGGATTATATTGAATTTTTAAGTAAATGTAAGACAGAGCGGGAAACAGTGGAATTTCTGGCTGAAAAGGCCATGAATGCTGGTTTTGAAAGAGGTATAAGTTCTGACAGATTCATGAAGACTCATAAGGGAAAAAGCCTGATCCTGGTTAGAAAAGGCAGAAAGAAGCTCAGTGAAGGCCTCAGGATTCTCGGGGCGCATGCAGACACTCCCAGGCTGGATCTCAAACAGAGGCCACTTTATGAAGAATGTCAGGTCAGCCTGGCCAAGACTCATTACTATGGTGGCATCCGCAAGCATCAATGGCTGGCCAGGCCGTTAGCCCTACATGGGGTAGTAATTAAGACTGACGGTACAAAGATCAATGTATGTATTGGAGAAGATCAGGATGATCCGGTGTTTACCATTGCTGATCTATTACCCCATCTGGCCTACAAGCAGGTTGAAAAAAAGTTGTCTGAAGCTTTTGAGGCAGAAAAACTTAATGTTGTTCTGGGACATGTTCCTGTTGCGCCCTCAAAAGAAAAAAATGAAAAAGAAAAAAATCCTGTTAAGCTCGGAGTGCTGGGTATTCTTAACCAGCGATTCGGCATTATAGAGGAAGATTTATACAGTGCTGAACTGCAGGCTGTGCCTGCAGGGCCTGCGAGATATGTGGGCCTGGATAAGGGATTGATCGGAGGATATGGTCATGATGACCGGGTTTGCACTTTTGCCGGATTCAGAGCTTTTGTAACCCAGGAAGATCCGGAATTCACCCAGTTGCTCATTATCTGGGACAAGGAAGAGATCGGCTCTGAAGGTTCCAGCGGAGCCAAGTCTCTTTTTATGGAATACTGCATAGAAGATATGCTTGATGCCTGGGAACCTGAAACCAGAATCAGAACAGTTTTTGAAAATTCCAGGGCTTTGTCAGCAGACGTGCACGCGGCCATGGACCCTGATTATCAGGATGTGCATGAAAAACTCAATGCTTCTTTGTTGGGTCATGGACCTGTATTCTGCAAGTTTACAGGACACAGGGGAAAGGTTGGAGCCAATGATGCCCACCCGGAATATGTTGCCTGGCTAAGGGGGATACTCAACCAAGCCGGAATACCATGGCAGATGGCTGAAACTGGTAAGGTGGATCTTGGAGGAGGTGGTACAGTGGCTAAATTTCTGGCAGTTTATGGAATGGATATTATTGATTTTGGTCCAGGCGTCCTCGGAATGCACAGTCCTTTTGAGATCTGCAGTAAGGCAGATTTGTATGCTTCTGTTCTGGCCTTTGAACAGTTTTTCAAGAGTTGA
- a CDS encoding Mrp/NBP35 family ATP-binding protein, whose protein sequence is MQDLKMASSCACGPDKDQQDKEAKLKNKLGRIKNKIVVMSGKGGVGKSTVAANLAAALSMQGLKVGLLDVDVHGPSIPRLLSLSTERPHIEKDYIEPVPWGRNLWVMSLGFMLPDNREAVIWRGPVKMGLIRQFLQDVAWGDLDYLIVDCPPGTGDEPMSALQLMGNDAEAIIVTTPQAVAIDDVRRSVTFCRELDAPILGILENMGGYTCPKCNEILNIFNSGGGEGLSSEMDVPFLGRIPLDPEVVRSGDEGYIYVKTHPESPAAQALLKLAEQISASHKG, encoded by the coding sequence ATGCAGGATCTTAAAATGGCTTCATCATGTGCTTGCGGTCCGGACAAAGACCAGCAAGACAAAGAAGCTAAACTCAAAAATAAACTTGGCCGCATTAAAAATAAAATTGTAGTTATGAGTGGAAAGGGAGGTGTTGGAAAAAGCACAGTTGCCGCCAACCTGGCCGCTGCGCTTTCCATGCAGGGATTGAAAGTTGGTCTTCTGGATGTTGATGTTCACGGCCCGTCAATTCCTCGACTGTTGAGCCTGTCAACAGAAAGACCTCACATTGAAAAAGATTATATTGAACCTGTCCCCTGGGGCAGAAATTTGTGGGTAATGTCTCTCGGTTTTATGTTGCCGGACAACAGAGAAGCAGTAATATGGAGGGGTCCTGTCAAAATGGGACTTATACGCCAGTTTCTGCAGGATGTGGCCTGGGGAGATCTTGATTATCTCATTGTTGACTGCCCTCCCGGCACTGGGGACGAGCCCATGTCTGCCCTGCAGCTCATGGGCAATGACGCTGAAGCTATTATTGTTACCACACCACAGGCAGTGGCCATTGATGATGTCCGCCGCTCAGTAACATTCTGCCGGGAACTGGATGCACCCATACTTGGCATTCTTGAAAATATGGGTGGCTACACATGCCCTAAATGCAATGAAATACTAAATATTTTTAATTCCGGTGGAGGGGAAGGACTTTCATCTGAAATGGATGTGCCTTTTCTGGGCAGGATACCATTAGATCCTGAGGTAGTCCGTTCCGGTGATGAAGGATATATCTACGTTAAGACTCATCCTGAAAGCCCTGCAGCTCAAGCTCTTCTCAAGCTGGCAGAACAGATCTCAGCATCACATAAAGGGTGA
- the hypA gene encoding hydrogenase maturation nickel metallochaperone HypA produces MHEMSIAHSLVEIIKQEMAKHGVTRLIRVKVKYGRISAIVPEALQTAFEAMTMDTDLQGAILEIEEVPLQARCRECRKEFAPEGDLLIMTCPHCRAEFGHEIISGKDLYIDELEAE; encoded by the coding sequence ATGCATGAAATGTCCATCGCCCACAGCCTGGTGGAAATTATCAAACAGGAGATGGCTAAACACGGTGTAACCAGACTCATCAGAGTCAAAGTCAAGTACGGCCGAATATCCGCCATAGTACCGGAAGCTCTGCAGACCGCCTTTGAAGCCATGACCATGGATACAGATCTTCAGGGGGCCATACTGGAAATTGAAGAAGTGCCCCTTCAAGCCAGATGCAGGGAATGCAGAAAAGAGTTTGCGCCTGAAGGAGACCTGCTCATCATGACCTGCCCCCATTGCCGGGCTGAATTTGGACACGAAATCATTTCCGGAAAAGACCTGTACATAGATGAATTAGAAGCAGAATAA